The nucleotide sequence AATTACTGGAGCAGGACTTTTGCATCTTGTGTAAACATCATTAGCACTCATGCTTCTTTCTGGGATCCGGAgggattttccccctcttttcttttttttctctgtttccccTTTCTCTCAggaatactttttctttttgatgtgCTATTTTGTTCCCACAAAGAGTTTGGGTTCTGATCATCGGATATTTTCCAACAGAAACCCATTCCATGAGAAAATCTCCAAGCTAGTCATTTCTCTAACTACAAGCAGTTTGCCTCCCATGGTCCCAGGTCCAGCAGCAATCACACAAATATCAACAAAACTTCACAAGTTCCTCCAGCCCAACTCACTCCTGTAGCCATGGCTTATATAAAATTGAATATAGAGAGACATTTCTACCTTTTTCTGGGATGCTACAGTGCTGTCCCTCTGTGGCCACCAATGGCTTCCTGATAGATTTAAATCTAAAATGTGATTTGAAATTCAATttcaaatgaaatgtaaaatttaatttcaaatcaaATTCCAAATTTaatctaaaaatacattttattataaAGCTGTCTCCCAATGCATACAGGTATGAAGAAATCTCTCTGCAAACACAAAATGTTTTCTCATTGTCAGTGTGCATTGTAGCAAAATCACGCTGGAGTTTGCTCTTCCCCAGCAGACACCCCCACTGCaggaagaaaattgaaaaaaaaaaaggcaaaaagcaaatGCTTTCCTCTGTATTTGCAAAACATTGTGTGTAAATTTTCAGCACAAGGTTCTGAGAATGAAATATTATGTATTACACATACAAAAGTCTGCCAAAATGACAGCAGCTCTTGTTATATTTCTTTTGTCAGGGAGAAAAACTTTTCTGAATTGCCTCACTATTTTATtaggaaatgaaaaacaaatatcAAAGTGGCATTTCTTTTAGAGTTGTATTGTAAATGGAGTTAAATACATTGAAAATGTAAACATGGTTTGATTGATGTGTAGTAGATCTCCCTACTTATCTGCATTTCCCTATTCACATCACATTTTGTTCTGAGTTTGACCTGGGTTCTTTTCTTAATGCTCAATATTTTTGTAGGGAAAAGACACCCTCCTTCCCAAGCTGTCATCTGCAAATCCAAAAAGAGAAGTGTCTTCTTCTGATCAACCTGATGATCACCACAGACCTCTCCATCTGTGCTGCAGTTCTGGCAAATATTCAGGTGTGAAGTAAACTTGAAACATTTGAAATTCTCAGCCAAAAATAAGTGTGAGTACTTTGCTAGACAAAGCCAGCTTAGGTACAGGCAGAATTTTAGCAAAGACTGAGGTGACTACACACGCCTGTACTAAAAATAGGAATACTTCTTCAGACATTTATTTAGCTTTCCTAGTGCAGAAGTGGAACAGGAAAGGACCCACACTGTCAATCAGTCCTAAGGCTCTCACCCAGTTGGAACAGGACATGTTGTGCACTGTATTTTTACCCATTTTAAAAGGCtgtggattaattttttttccctgacatgAGAAATGTTGGTGGAAGCACTGAAGGATCGGAGAGTGGCTGTGATTTGCTGCTAAAGTAAACATGAGCCAATGCTGCAACCAGATCACATTCTTGTGGTGAAGAGACTTTAATTCTCAGCCACACTGAGAAGCAGCAAAAAGTGCTCCAGGAAATAGGCTGAGCTTTCTTTAGTGTGGGAAtgaaaacatgggaaaaatggggacaTTTGGCCTCATTTTACCAACCTTGATCCTTGGGATGCACCAAGAGTAGTTCAGGATgagatgccccatccctgggaagtgtccaggttggatggggcttgaagCAACCTGGGATGATGGAAGGGGAgcctggatgggctttaaggtctttcccacccaaatcattctgggaTTTTAAAGACCCTGCagacaagaaataaaattgatttCTCCATTTTAGAGAGAGCAGTGCTGTCCTGCCCAAGCAATCTCTGCACTGAGTGTGTGGTGGCACTTCCAGGCAGGACTGGAACCCCACTAGTGAGCAAATACATGGCAAAAAAACCTCCCACTACAAAAAATCTTCACCAGGACAAGtacagggagggaggagaacTGCCCTGTCAGGTCCCCTGTGCTGACTGAGGTGTGAGGAGCAGAAATGTCACAGATCTGGATGAGGTGACCCAGGAGCTTTGAGGTGACCCATCAGACATGTCCAACCATCCTACAAGCATGGGAGGTCAAATGATAGCCAGGCTCTTCCTCCCCAGtatcttttccttcctttgagGACATTTCTGTGCATGCACCAGAGAGGATTTAACATCAGTGGAGAACAAATCTGCTCATCAGTCATCAGTCGAGGACTTTTTATTCCTCCTAATTGCATAAACTCTGTTTGTTACAAGTCTGAAATAATGCTGAGGAGCTCCTCATCTGATTTGACTTGAAGATGCCCTAAATTATTCTGAAAGCACCACCAATTACTCTCCTGAGAGCTGGATGGAGATAAATCAAATCCTGGGGACGCTGATGCTGCAACAGTGACAGCAACAAAACAGACATCTGGTGTTTTTCACTGTAATAATGTCAAAATTCAGGAGAACTCTGAAGTGCTTCAAGAATTCCGTACCCATCTTACTTCACAAATGGCAAGAATTAGATTTTTAGAAAAAACCCTTTTTCCATAAAGTACATAAAATGCACATTGCAGGGAATTTGATTGAATTAAAAGGATTAAGGTTAGGGATCAACTGGATTCTTATTTGAACTGCAGATGTCTGGATCAGGAATAACTCCTAAAATTACGGATCTTTTGGAGGTAAGAATTGTTTTCAATTGAatcctttaattaaaaaaaaaattaaaaatccccaaacgCAAACCTAAAAGGAAACCCTGGTGACACAAACATTCAGCTGGTCCCAGGATAACTGAGAATCTAAAAGTGACCAAAGGAAATCTGGTGCCAAACTGAAACCTAAAGCACCTTCTTGTCTTTTGACCCCCCCACACACCTAAACCCAAAGTAGATCTCTGATAAACCAAAACTTTTGTATTAATTCCCACAGgaagggaaatggaaatatctCCCAAGGAGTTCTGTGGGTGTAATACAAACTTATTCTTTGTATTATTGTTGCATTGAGACTTGGCCTTTGTGGCTGTTGTCCCCCTTTTTGGTGGAGAATTAAGCACCTTTATGAgaagaaaatgtgtattttaagaGGATGGTTGCAGCTGGTGATACCTGGGCTCCCTCTCCTGGCTCttcctgctttgctgctttgcagcttttcctgctgatCCCCAGACCTCTCTCTCTGAGCAGTTTAATTCCTCATCAAAGTAGAACTGGGATTAAATATTGCAAATTGGGCTGCTTTTGGGGAGCAGCAACAGAGCTCTGCCACAGGAACCCACAGAATTTCCCTCCTGCTAGCACATACCTACACGTTTTTTACCTGTTCGTTGTTTCTTTAAGCTTTCTGAGCTGTATAAAGAGTCAATAAACAGCAGCCAGGATTTTATactaaaacacatttttttttcttttgctgtgtaGGATGGAAGAAATCTAGGAAGGAGATGTTTGCCATCAGGTTGCTGTCCTGCTGTCACTGTGTTTCTCACTCTCTACACCCTCTATTAAATTCCACAgctgtcctggcttgtaagatcaGCATagattctatttgccatctgctggaggtggggcaggtttcttatctctcccaagaacagtgtctccctctggggagatatcttctgttaatgggccatggaatgactcactgcatggcTGGGAAAGTTCCATcagcccatggtgagatgctccgcccagagggaggagccaagcagccctacctgcataaaatcagcatttttgggacaccagggcagcccttcgctggattcccagaggagcagcttcttccccgctggatccccagaggaagatcaggcccatctactccatccccagaccttcagagaaaactccacccttctccagatccccactccagcagcatttcatctgccactgcaggaggagcagccaccatttcactGGACtgttaccaacaccctgactcctcagggtgtcaggtttctgtcTCTATCACTAGTTGCAGCCCTGGGATCATTTTAaaggcctcctctggacctgctctaGCAGGGCTGGGTCTTGCATGTGATGGGGGGAGCTGGACCTGGAGCCTCCAGAGAATGGAACAGAGAGCAAGAActccttccaatccaaacctttCACACAGACCATCGTGCTTCTTATCTTTATTCAGATTTCTGCCACTAATTCCTTGTCTCCGGTCTCACTGTTCAGGAGCTCAGAATTGGCTCTCAAAACTGTGAGGTGCCTGTGGAGAGAGGGGAAGCTGCTGAAGCCCTGCTGTGAGTGGGTATGTGGTGGGTGTGAGGATGTGGAGCAGTGCTGGACATCCTGTGGGATGTGGACACCCAGCAGCTGTGAGCATAGAGAGCTCTGGACAGAGCATGGGGCACCAGCTCCCACCACAAATCCCTGCTGAGTTTGGCCAGTGACCAACTGGGCATCCAGTTTCTTGAACTGCCTCATGGCAGGTCCAGCTACCAAAATTTGTGTAGCGTAGGCATGgccctttcccagcccatcCAAAATTTGGCAAGCCTGGAAATGCCTCGTGGCAGGTTCAGCCCCACGGCACCAACATTTGACAACCCCCACACCCCACAAGTCACTCACTTTTTTATGTCTTTTGCCCATGCAGGGGCCAccttgagcagcagcagggcaatCAGGCTGCAGACCACAGACACAAGGAACACTCTTCTAACACTCCAGATGATTTCAGCATCAACTATGCCTGTGCTTGCCATGCCCTCCACAGTGTTTGGGTCTGTCTTGGTatcctcagcactgctgaatcTCTTCTCCACACCTGGAGGATATTCCCAAAGCTCTGAAATCCCTAGGAATGGGATGTGTGGGGTGGGGGACATCTCGCTGCACTCACAGAGGGGCTGAGTGTGTGTCTCTGGTGCAGGCATGGCCACAATCTCTACCCTGAGAATGGCCAAGGGACAGGGATTCCCTGACTCACCCGTTGGCTGAAGGGCCTCACTGCTTCCCCCAGGGACTGGCACTGCCTGACGACCTTCCTGAGGTGCCTCCTTATCCACAGGCTCGGCATTCAGCACTTTAGAGAGACAGTGCGCCAGTTTAATTCCAAGTCACCCTTCCTCATGGGAATCTGAAAGCCCAGCTCCCCGACTCCAGTGATTAAGAGTCACTTGTACCTGGAGGTGTTTCCTTTGGTAAAATAATGAATTCAGACTGTTCCATTAATGGCCAGGAAATGTTTCCCAATCCAGTTTTATTCTTCAGACCTtaagggaaagaaggaaaaattttcACCAGAGAAATCCCTGGCTGTGTGATTGGTCAGGACTGACCAGTGACCCTCATGGTGCTTGGTCTGGCggaggagctgggaaagctCAGAGACACCAGACCCCCATGAGGAGCTTCTGCCACTCTCTGTGGTGTTCCCAGTCTGGACtgaccagcagcacagggacaggatcATGGAATGACCCATCACACCCAGCAAGGCTGGATTCTCATACCTGCAGGAGATGCCTCGCTTGCATTTGGGCCTTGAGCTGGCAGTtcccaaaacaaatcaaaagccaCGTAGAATCCAGGAGAGTCAGATCCAGCACCTGGATCTTCACTGCCTCCATCCATGGCTGTGAACAGGACAGAGAAGctcaaatgaaatatttccatgTACTTTCCATGGCAGGAACTGTGGCTGGAACATGGAGTGGCTCTGGGGATGTGATTGTCCCATCCACTCTGGAAGGTCTCCAGAGTATCATGCAGGCAGGTGCCAGGTGTCTGACCCCTGATGTTCCAAAACAAACTGTGCAGGAGCTGTCAGGAGCTAAACCCAACCTCAACAGTCCTGCTGGCATTGCTTGTGGAAGCATCTCAGGGTTGTAATCTGGGAGGAAATGCTCTGCATAGCTGCGTGTTCTGGGGCCATCCCTGAGCCCGACCCACTgcatccctgctctgctgcacagctgaGCATCAGCCAAAAAAAGTATTATATTTTCTATCAACgggaaatataaaaatgtaaaaaatataaaaagtacAATATCCTATCAACAGGATATTAAAACCTAAATGTTCCTGTGGGACCTGCCCCTCCCTGCTCACCTACCTGCTCCTGATGGTCCTGACTCACCCACGGGGGACTGGGCCCTGGGGGCTAGCAGGGCTATCAGGGATAACAGGATCACCAGGGACACCAGGACTGTCAGGGCTCTCTGGAGAGCCAGGAGGACGATGCTGGCCATGGACCACCGTGCCCACGCCATGGCCACAGATGCTGCTGAAGCCTCACCCGCCTGCTCTGCACACCAGAGCCCGGCTGTGTGACCCCTCAGGGGGCTGTGCCAACCCTCagagggctgtgtgacatcatgAGAGGCTTCTACCACCAACATTCCACTGTCTCcagggtgtgggaatccagggcttccctctggctgccctggcaggggtcaggaaccccctggacagagcccccagagacactggctgtgatctctgtccatggaaaagagttttcaatcttacaggatcaattacaagctctgagtgtttgatataagtaataattaagtgtggcacgggtgcaaaagtaaaattttaggattctagattaggggtccaaagggcacaagatggaggaaattgggtgtgccttgtcctttttctccttcttcatgccctccatgtttcactgtggtgttggcatttttctgttggttcaggctggggacacactgtccaacgtaggtgacagatattggcacgttattgtaaatccagcacaggtagtttgtggtatttaatgtttgtaccatcccactgagggcagagccccacacgctgccctgcaggacagagctgcggcagggcagcagaacatgttagagataaacagaataaacaaccttgaaaccagcacagacgaattatggcttctgctttggcagcggggctgacagacagagatttttacaatcttggaatcatcaatatcTCAGATTCCAACACCAGGGGAGCTCCTAATGTCCTGCAAGACAGTGGAGGCATGGCCCTACCCCAGCCCACCCAAAGCTCTAGGAAACTCTACATAGGAACTTCACTTGTCTCCAGAGCAAACCCAAGAGCAAAAGGAGGCACTCCAAAATCATGATTTTTAGCTGTTCAATGGAAAAATGGAGATCaggctgatttttttgggaCAGCATTTCTGTCAAGGGTTAGAATTGTAGAACCCCAGTGAAGCAatacatgaaataaataaatagactccacaagctggggtagttatgaagtgggtgTGTACTGTCAGTGCTTGGCACAAGTGAgatatttctcaaaaaaactcGTGCCCCAAGCCTCAGTCTGACCCACacttttattcacaaaggtgttccatatgcagtGCATTGCACAACTTTTTTATGCATATTCATCCCTGGCCCTGCCTGTCCTCacctctcatgctaaataggtccacgcccttctgAGCTTGCATGGTTTGCTGTGCTGGTCCTGAGGGGGTCTCTGGTGGCCTCTTGAGGCTGAAGATTGTGGTCTTCCTCATGGTTGAACTTTGGAACTCTTCCTCTGCGTGTGAGCTTTCGGTCCTTTGTGTTTATCTGTGTACATCTGTCAGTCTTGATGGGCTTGGAGACAGGGAAGCttctttatctgggttctttgcatTCTGAGGCACAATATTGCATCACTATCATGTTCCTGAATGTCTTTTGAGGTGCTTGTTCTTTGGAAATGCTCCTTGCACTgggtaaatatttaaaaatcacagtaaaACTCCATTGTTTAATTAGTGCTTAAATTATGCTGGGAATTACCCAGAGCACAGTACAATTGTTTCCACATTGAGCAGTTGTGTGTCAGTGTGGATATATAGGAAGTCTGAGATAATAATAGAATAACTCATAGCCCAGAAGTCTGCAAGACTTGAAGTTTATTTATAGTGAAAATGCCAGGTAAGGACTACCCTAACTCTCTCAAATGAAATGCCCAAATTCATGTGCTGGGAATGCAAACCACAGAAGGCTTCTTCCCAAATTAcctgctttgctgcagtggGTATTTGCTCTGGGAGACTTGACAAATCTGTGCAGCCTCAGAGGTTGATAATGGATGATCTAATCTTGTGTTCatgtcaggaaaataaaaatcaggacTCTTGTAACATTGACAGGCAGTCTTTCTGCTCTTGTGCTTGTCACTGCCCTGTAATGTTTTAGCAAATGCTAGAAATAAGTGCAGGTTTTGATCCCAGCTTAGTACAATATCAGTATAATGTATCTACCCTGTTCATCTTTGTTTGCATCTAGGGAAAAGTGATGGGAAGGAGAACAGAAGCTCTGACTTGTAAAATGTATTGGTTTTCAAATCTCCCATTTATAAATAATGTTTCTACCAAAAGCTACTTATCCTGGTGGAAAGAAAAGATTTTCCTACATCATAATTAGCACTAGAGCActgaaaaatgcagtatttcCAAGCAATTTGTATTTAGGGGTGTAAGAACATTTTATATGTCGAGAATTTTGGAGAAGGCAGGATGTAGAACGGATTTGTGCAAGGTTGCCAGACAGTGTTACTAAACCAGATGATGCTGGGTTTTGCCTGATGCTTTCCTCCTCTCACAGGCTGAAAAACCCTTTTGTCCAAGACATCGCTGTCACAAAATTCCCCCTACAGAGACCCAGGAGTGCCAGGATTCCCTAAAAAGCACAGGAGTTGTGCTCTGGTTTGGACTTTGATGACTAATTTGGGCTGGTCAAAGAATTCCAGACTGATTTGGattggaagtgaccttaaaacccacccagtgccaccccctgacATGGACCAggacaacttccactatcccagggtgctccaacccccgtccagcctggccttgggcacttccagggatggggaaaaaaaaggctttttcttcagtttatttaaagaacaaatatttttatttggctttAGCACTAGATGGGGCTAAAGGActaagaagaagaagaaagaaagaaaaaaaacccactggcTGAGCCACAGGATGTGAAAATCCCCAGAAATGAAGAGGGAAAAGCCAATGGGGACAACAACTGCTGTGGGAGCCCCTTCACTCGCTCAGCTTTGATACAGGAACCAGACCATGACTCTGCAGGTGTTGGGTTGTCAGCACTTGTGAGGGGTCAGAGAGATGTTGTAGGGTGGGGTGAGGGGTAAACCATGAGCAGGATACTTTGGACAGCAGTCCTCAGCAGCTGGATTTGCAGCACCAGCAACATCCTGCTCATCACTAAAGTCACAATCAGTTTATTTCTTGGTGTGTCTAGTGCTGAGGAAGGTGGTTAATCACCAATTAGGTGATTTCAAAATTGCTTTCACAaaggagggctgggaaggacaggagctgctgttggaaTATCACGTTGGCTTTGGCATTAGACAGGCAGGAGCCATACATTaaagagagcagcagaaagTCTTATGTCACATATGTTCCTCCCATGCAAGTTTTAATTATAGATCTGGACTTGGCTGAGACACATCATTGAGCCCCATGTTCAGACAGCTTTTCCATGAATAAAATTGGCTCCCAAGGATGATGTGTGGAGCAGGATGTTGAACCCAAATGCATTTCAGAGAAGTCATTCTGGGTAGAGCCCCAGAATGAAGCTGAACCTCCCAGCAGGGCATAGAAATTAAACCAAATTGCAATCTCATTTGATGTATTCCTTGggtttttcccagtttctggGGAAAACAGATGGGTGGCAGCTCAGTTCAAGCAATGAACTTATGACTATGAGAGCTTTATGTTTTTTTGCCAAGAGACAGCTCTAATTGATTTCCTTGCACTGGGAAATGTTACCTTTGAAAGACAGGGTATTACTTACCACTGATCTAAAGGGAATTTTCAGTCCAGGCCTTTGGCATAGGTGGAAAGTTCTAATTTGAACAAGCAAAAGGTGAGACTGTGTAATCCTTCACCTGGATATTGCTGTACAGAGGCTTGCTTGGTCTTGAGGCATTGATATGGAAAAAATGTGTAAGAAtaaattttctgtctcttttagATGTGAAACTTGCCTTTGCCCTCTGGTTCTCTCCTGTCAAGTCGCTGCATGAGCCCACAAGATGTCAGGAGATGATGTGGGAGTGGCATCAGCTTGGAAATGAAGTCTGGAAAGTTGAAAATAGCCAAGCAGTCCCTATTAACttattcctcctttttttcctaagcCTTATAAAACATTTCACAGTTGAAGTCAAACTCTGTGGTAGGACTGAAATGCCAGGAGTTGATTGACTCTGCCAACATCACCCTTAATCCAAGAGTGATTGAATGAAGTATTTTGAGTATGTCCTTTGATAACCCCCTATTAAGGGATtcttatattttgttttaaatttgagCTTTTCTCctaaatttgtgattttttttttgtttgtttgtttttaaattgaaCTCTGGACTTAGAGATGAGGTGAATTGCCCAAGGTGACAAAATTCTGGGGCAAAGAGGGAACTAAATACTGCTAGAGAAGGACTTCCAATAAATGAGAATacttttcatagaatcatggagtggtttgggttgagAGGGATCCTCAAGACCATGTAattccaaaccccctgccacTAGACCTGgttgtttttcctctgaaaacaaaaagaaactcCATACAATTATTGATAATTTACTGGTCCAGCCACCTGGATGTCATTGGAATTGTTTGTTCCCAGTGTCAGTTCCTATTGTGGGTATGGAAACAGATGGAAGTGTGGCTGTAAAAACATATCTGTTTGTGTGTCTTTAATACAAGACCAGTTTTAAAAGACAGAGACTTCCTAAAAGAAATGAGTCTTGAAATCTAAGCCTTGCTGGGTAATTAACACAAAATAACATCTTCCATTATTTAGGATGTaagcaacaaaaaatattcttgctCACAATAGAGAGTTTCTTCCATATATACTTGTTTCTGCTGTAAAGTTGATGAATCGGTAATGGACAGCTTAATTAAACGTTGCAGGGATATTGCTTTGGAGAGGAAACAAGTAATGAAGGGGATACAGTAAATTTTGGTGATTACAGATACAGTTGTTCAGCCCAAGCATTGCATGGTCTGCTTtgcaggttaaaaaaaatcccaaagaacaCAATTTCGATTAAGCTCTGCCTCACACTGCTAGCAATGGATTAGGCTATTAAActatatttttccattaataaaacaaatgttAATGCATTGTTTGATGCTAATAATGAAACCATTGTAGGAAGCACAGGCCCTTCCATTAACATTTATCACATCTTGTCGAGGCTGGGGATGTATTCAGGGCTTTTTTCATCAAGGTGAATTGGGAAAGCACAGCAGGAACTTGCTGCCCTCTTAGTCTGCTTTGTGTTTGGCATGTTTTTATGGACAAGGCTGATCCAAAGGCTGCATAGAGCTGAACTTTAAATACATCCAGCTGTCTGCTACAGCACATCACTGGCTTCATTAAATTTTAGTAAATCTTAGCAGAGCGAGTCAAGCAAGAAATCTCTGCTAAGCTCTGCCTGTTTTGAGAATCTATGAGGAGGCTGGAAatgctccagcagctcttgtGGGACAGCACAGATAAAGATCTGCCTGTCCTAATCTTTTTGCACTGCTGTTTGTCTTGGGCACATCCATAAAAACCTGGAGTTGGAATTCGCCCCTCTCCATCAAATCCAGCATGGTTAGATCTGGCTGGCCTGCTGAGGTAAGGGGGTGTGCGTAGTTATGAGGGCACGGGAATGGTTTAATATCTTGCTAATGGCTTGATTTTTACCTTTTCCAGCTACTTGGGAGAAAGTTCAGGAGGAAAAATCTGGTGTTTTCAGGGGGTTCTAACTG is from Taeniopygia guttata chromosome 22, bTaeGut7.mat, whole genome shotgun sequence and encodes:
- the LOC115498193 gene encoding uncharacterized protein translates to MAWARWSMASIVLLALQRALTVLVSLVILLSLIALLAPRAQSPVGESGPSGAAMDGGSEDPGAGSDSPGFYVAFDLFWELPAQGPNASEASPAGLKNKTGLGNISWPLMEQSEFIILPKETPPVLNAEPVDKEAPQEGRQAVPVPGGSSEALQPTGVEKRFSSAEDTKTDPNTVEGMASTGIVDAEIIWSVRRVFLVSVVCSLIALLLLKVAPAWAKDIKKHLTVLRANSELLNSETGDKELVAEI